Proteins encoded within one genomic window of Episyrphus balteatus chromosome 1, idEpiBalt1.1, whole genome shotgun sequence:
- the LOC129905096 gene encoding ADP-ribosylation factor 6 gives MGKLLSKIFGNKEMRILMLGLDAAGKTTILYKLKLGQSVTTIPTVGFNVETVTYKNVKFNVWDVGGQDKIRPLWRHYYTGTQGLIFVVDCADRDRIDEARTELHRIINDREMRDAIILIFANKQDLSDAMKPHEIQEKLGLTRIRDRNWYVQPSCATSGDGLYEGLTWLTSNHKL, from the exons ATGGGCAAACTCCTGTCAAAAATATTCGGCAATAAGGAAATGCGAATATTGATGTTGGGTCTCGATGCTGCTGGAAAAACTa CTATTTTATATAAACTTAAATTAGGTCAATCTGTTACAACAATACCAACAGTAGGATTCAATGTGGAAACTGTCACGTATAAGAATGTGAAATTCAATGTTTGGGACGTTGGAGGGCAGGATAAAATACGTCCTCTTTGGAGACATTACTATACAG gAACGCAAGGACTAATTTTTGTAGTTGATTGTGCGGATCGAGATAGAATTGACGAAGCGCGCACAGAATTACATCGAATTATAAACGACAGAGAAATGAGAGACGCAATTATATTGATTTTTGCCAACAAGCAAGATCTATCCGATG CCATGAAACCACATGAGATTCAAGAGAAACTAGGACTCACAAGAATACGTGATCGAAACTGGTACGTGCAGCCGTCTTGTGCAACATCTGGTGATGGTCTGTACGAAGGTTTAACATGGCTGACGTCGAACCATAAGTTATGA
- the LOC129919936 gene encoding glycerol-3-phosphate dehydrogenase, mitochondrial-like: MYSRLCQAGVTTVGACVGAALSVWALERRSPVIKVDNAAVVPPKRKRTLPPRSEQIKSIQSGEEYDVLIIGGGATGAGCALDSVTRGLKTALVEADDFASGTSSRSTKLIHGGVRYLQKAILGLDYEQYRMVKEALAERASMLESAPHLAHPLPIMLPVYQWWQVPYFWVGIKAYDFVAGDRNVKSSYYLSKKDALELFPMLKKDKLCGAIVYYDGQQDDARMALAVALTAARHGAVVCNHVEVLKLLKQPDASGNQVLCGAELIDHISGKKFTVKAKCIINATGPFTDSIRKMDDPTVKTICCPSSGVHIVLPGYYSPDQMGLLDPSTSDGRVIFFLPWQRQTIAGTTDLPCEITHNPSPTEDEIQFILREIKNYLNADVEVRRGDVLSAWSGIRPLVSDPNKEDTQSLARNHIVHVSPSKLVTIAGGKWTTYRAMAEHTLDAAIKACNLKPERAEAVTSYLKIEGGQGWTPTMYIRLVQDFGLECEVAQHLAKSYGDRAFAVSKMASLTGKRWPIIGNKIHPEFPYIDAEIRYGIREYACNAVDMIARRLRLAFLNVQAAQEALPVIIDIMAEELKWSKDQKQAEMKRAVDFLANEMGQHVNRQSKDKIQIKLSDEEQKLYVKRFKLIDKDNKGYVSITDIRRAMKSFGEAEVSGEQLHEILREIDTNMNGQVELDEYLQMMSAIKTGNVAYSRFARMAELEEQKHEADNLKAEAAARYLKPASPKV, translated from the exons GTTGACAATGCTGCAGTTGTCCCACCAAAACGCAAACGCACACTTCCACCACGTAGTGaacaaatcaaatcaattcaaAGTGGTGAAGAATACGATGTACTTATTATTGGTGGAGGTGCAACTGGAGCTGGATGTGCACTAGATTCTGTGACGAGAGGTTTGAAAACTGCACTTGTTGAGGCGGACGATTTTGCGAGTGGTACTTCATCCAGATCAACGAAACTTATCCATGGAGGTGTTAGATATTTACAAAAAGCTATCCTTGGA ttagATTACGAACAGTATCGAATGGTGAAAGAAGCCTTGGCAGAGAGAGCGTCTATGCTAGAATCCGCTCCTCATTTGGCTCATCCACTTCCTATTATGCTTCCAGTTTACCA ATGGTGGCAGGTTCCATATTTCTGGGTTGGAATAAAAGCTTACGATTTTGTTGCTGGTGACAGAAACGTTAAAAGCTCATATTATCTTTCCAAAAAAGATGCCTTGGAACTTTTCCCCATGttgaaaaaagataaattatGTGGAGCTATTGTTTATTATGatg gtCAGCAAGATGATGCAAGAATGGCTCTTGCTGTAGCTCTTACAGCTGCTCGACATGGTGCAGTCGTTTGTAACCATGTCGAAGTATTAAAACTTCTAAAACAACCTGATGCTAGCGGAAATCAGGTTTTATGCGGTGCCGAACTCATCGATCACATATCAGGCAAGAAATTCACCGTTAAAGCCAAATGCATCATCAATGCAACTGGTCCATTTACCGATTCCATTCGTAAAATGGATGACCCCACTGTCAAGACCATATGTTGCCCAAGTTCAGGAGTACACATTGTACTCCCTGGCTATTACAGTCCCGACCAGATGGGACTGTTAGATCCAAGTACCTCAGATGGTAGAGTTATTTTCTTCCTACCATGGCAAAGACAAACAATTGCCGGAACAACAGATTTACCTTGCGAAATTACGCACAATCCCAGTCCCACCGAAGacgaaattcaatttattttaagagaaatcaaaaattatcttaACGCTGATGTTGAAGTTAGGCGAGGTGATGTCCTCTCAGCTTGGAGTGGAATTCGTCCACTAGTTTCAGATCCAAACAAGGAAGATACTCAATCACTGGCTAGAAATCATATTGTACACGTAAGCCCCTCAAAGCTGGTGACCATTGCTGGTGGCAAATGGACAACATACAGAGCAATGGCAGAGCATACACTTGATGCAGCTATCAAAG caTGTAACTTAAAACCGGAAAGAGCTGAAGCTGTTACATCGTACTTAAAAATTGAGGGTGGACAAGGTTGGACACCAACCATGTACATTCGGTTGGTGCAAGATTTTGGCTTGGAATGTGAAGTTGCCCAACATTTGGCCAAATCTTATGGTGATCGAGCCTTTGCTGTTTCAAAGATGGCTTCGTTGACTGGCAAAAGATGGCCTATTATTGGTAACAAAATTCATCCTGAATTCCCCTACATTGATGCCGAAATCCGTTATGGTATTCGTGAATACGCTTGCAATGCTGTGGACATGATTGCTAGGAGACTTCGTTTGGCCTTTTTGAATGTTCAAGCTGCCCAAGAAGCTTTACCTgttattattgacattatggcTGAGGAACTTAAATGGTCAAAGGACCAAAAACAA GCTGAAATGAAACGAGCTGTCGATTTTCTTGCAAATGAAATGGGACAACATGTTAACAGACAATCAAAGGATAAGATCCAAATTAAGCTTTCCGATGAAGAACAGAAGTTGTACGTTAAGCGTTTCAAGTTGATTGACAAAGATAACAAGGGATACGTTTCCATCACAGATATTCGTCGTGCTATGAAG AGTTTCGGAGAAGCTGAAGTATCAGGAGAACAATTGCATGAAATTCTTCGCGAAATCGACACAAATATGAATGGACAAGTTGAACTTGATGAATACTTACag ATGATGTCTGCTATCAAAACCGGAAATGTGGCGTACTCAAGATTTGCAAGAATGGCCGAACTGGAGGAACAAAAACACGAAGCCGATAACCTCAAA GCGGAAGCAGCTGCTAGATACTTAAAACCGGCGAGTCCTAAAGTTTAA